The Lysinibacillus pakistanensis genome includes a window with the following:
- a CDS encoding MerR family transcriptional regulator, with protein sequence MLTIGEFSKISHLTLKTLRYYDEIGLLKPDFIDANNNYRYYNISQLETALLIARLKNYLFSLEDIKIILTNRDDTELLSNKMKIKQENLTQQLTIYSSMLKELKLDIQVLDKDGNIMSYLDQIEIKLVDHVAYDIFSQRKKINTADFLKHFSELFSKILFRNLSPSAKPLTIFHSSEYEPDNYDVEIAIPLTNATNETKVFNPGLCAMATLIGSYDKLPSIHTKLHVWINENNYKLNGAPFEVYQTDPYSTQEDNSIIEVFFPIK encoded by the coding sequence ATGCTTACAATTGGTGAGTTTTCAAAAATATCACATCTTACACTGAAGACGCTGCGATACTATGATGAAATTGGACTTTTAAAGCCTGATTTCATTGATGCTAATAATAACTATCGCTATTATAATATTTCCCAGCTAGAAACAGCTTTATTAATAGCACGATTAAAAAACTATTTATTTTCGTTAGAAGACATCAAAATTATTTTAACTAATAGAGATGATACCGAACTCCTTAGTAATAAAATGAAAATCAAACAAGAAAATCTGACACAACAACTTACAATTTATTCTTCTATGTTAAAAGAATTAAAACTAGATATTCAAGTGTTAGACAAAGATGGAAATATCATGAGCTATTTAGATCAGATTGAGATTAAACTTGTGGATCACGTAGCCTATGATATCTTTTCTCAACGAAAAAAAATAAATACCGCTGATTTTTTAAAACACTTTAGTGAATTATTTAGTAAAATCTTGTTTAGAAATTTATCACCTAGCGCAAAACCACTTACTATTTTCCATAGTTCTGAATATGAACCTGATAATTATGATGTCGAAATTGCGATTCCACTTACAAATGCCACGAATGAAACAAAAGTGTTTAATCCTGGTCTTTGCGCAATGGCTACGCTTATTGGTTCTTACGATAAACTACCTTCCATTCATACCAAACTACATGTATGGATAAATGAAAATAACTATAAATTGAATGGTGCACCGTTTGAAGTTTATCAAACAGACCCCTATAGCACACAAGAGGATAATAGTATCATAGAAGTATTTTTTCCAATTAAATAA
- a CDS encoding methyltransferase family protein produces the protein MYGINNSTIKEKILILVAEIIYLITAYYLLFITYEKSAISLGLFIALIITALRLTAMMFIWLPRGIAMQEALMNSIAFGIYYLGFPILMITSKQDPNLTILIVGWILFLGGSMLNTISELLRKPFKDNPLNKGKLYTGGLFKYAIHINYLGDCLWVLGLALISNNIYSLLIPLGLFFVFVFGYIPKSDDYLQNKYGQQFTLYKQKTKKLIPFIW, from the coding sequence GTGTATGGTATAAACAATTCTACGATAAAAGAAAAAATCTTAATTTTAGTAGCTGAGATTATCTATTTAATCACTGCATATTATTTACTTTTCATTACATATGAAAAATCCGCCATTTCTCTCGGACTTTTTATTGCTTTAATTATTACAGCTTTGCGATTAACAGCTATGATGTTTATATGGTTACCTAGAGGTATTGCAATGCAGGAAGCTCTCATGAACAGTATAGCCTTTGGGATTTACTATTTGGGCTTTCCCATTTTAATGATTACTAGTAAACAGGATCCAAACTTAACAATACTCATTGTAGGTTGGATATTATTTTTAGGAGGGAGTATGTTAAACACGATTTCTGAATTGCTTAGAAAACCTTTTAAAGACAATCCTCTAAATAAAGGTAAGCTCTATACAGGCGGTTTATTTAAATATGCGATTCATATTAATTATCTTGGAGATTGCCTTTGGGTACTAGGCTTAGCGCTAATCTCTAACAATATTTATAGTTTGCTAATTCCTCTTGGTTTATTTTTCGTATTTGTTTTTGGCTATATTCCAAAATCAGATGATTACTTACAAAACAAGTACGGACAACAATTTACATTATATAAACAGAAAACTAAAAAACTAATTCCTTTCATTTGGTAA